In one window of Nicotiana tabacum cultivar K326 chromosome 12, ASM71507v2, whole genome shotgun sequence DNA:
- the LOC107813333 gene encoding uncharacterized protein LOC107813333 isoform X2, translated as MATSRILVKGSVKRVAHAFLASPKASYSEVWTSCPAGFSYIFSRLHSQCRVCHRGFTSSVLYEAKGTLWKVYNSKSSCLFLTSETVSHHARIAWKRLLQIHSSGGAILPPISRVTCMMSLALSRSHLVSPGILAFLIGELAWKRSVFAEAEGFTSPESLYMHAKDGHVYLTSVVFLLVEGLILLFRAVYLTLLFSPCILMAPFADSLGIEFRKKWLRAVRKTLEKAGPAFIKWGQWAAARPDLFPDDMCNELAELHSKAPAHSYAYTKRSIEKAFGRKLPEIFENFEEEPVASGSIAQIHRATLRFRYPRQRVKPIRVAVKVRHPGVGESIRRDFVLINLFAKVSKVFPTLKWLRLDESIQQFAVFMMSQVDLSREAANLSRFIYNFRRWKDVSFPRPLYPLVHPAVLVETYEDGENVLRYIEELEEHIKELDGRESVRSALAHIGTHALLKMMLVDNFIHADMHPGNILVRTPQDRGSGKGLFKSRPHVVFLDVGMTAELSNKDRLLLLEFFKAVALRDGRSAAECTLGLSKQQSCPNPEEFIKEVEGTFDFWRTPEGGGIHPADCMQQLLEQVRRHRVNIDGNICTVIVTTLVLEGWQRKLDPEYDVLQTLQKLLFKEDWAESLFHTIGGLMAP; from the exons AATTTTGGTGAAGGGCAGCGTTAAAAGGGTTGCTCATGCCTTTCTTGCCAGCCCAAAGGCCAGCTACTCAGAGGTTTGGACGTCTTGCCCTGCCGGATTTTCTTACATCTTTTCCAGATTACATTCACAATGTAGAGTTTGTCATAGAGGATTTACCTCCAGCGTTTTATATGAGGCAAAAGGAACCTTATGGAAGGTATACAATTCTAAATCGAGTTGTTTGTTCCTAACAAGTGAGACAGTGTCACACCATGCTCGAATTGCCTGGAAACGGCTACTTCAAATTCATTCAAGCGGCGGAGCAATTCTGCCACCGATAAGTAGGGTTACGTGTATGATGAGCCTTGCTTTGTCTCGCTCACATCTGGTTTCTCCTGGCATTTTGGCCTTCCTTATCGGAGAGCTAGCATGGAAGCGAAGTGTGTTTGCCGAAGCAGAAGGCTTCACATCCCCGGAATCACTCTACATGCATGCAAAGGATGGACATGTCTACCTGACTTCAGTTGTCTTCTTACTTGTAGAGGGCTTGATTTTGCTCTTCAGAGCTGTATACTTAACACTATTGTTCTCCCCGTGTATACTTATGGCTCCTTTTGCAGACTCCCTTGGTATTGAATTTAGGAAGAAGTGGCTTCGTGCTGTGCGAAAAACTCTAGAGAAGGCAGGTCCAGCGTTCATTAAGTGGGGTCAATGGGCGGCAGCAAGGCCAGATCTATTTCCAGATGATATGTGTAATGAACTTGCGGAACTCCATTCTAAGGCACCAGCACATAGCTATGCGTACACAAAAAGAAGCATCGAAAAGGCGTTCGGACGCAAGCTGCCTGAAATATTcgaaaattttgaggaggagccTGTCGCATCTGGTAGTATTGCTCAAATTCATCGGGCTACCTTGAGATTTCGATATCCTAGACAACGGGTTAAACCCATTCGTGTGGCCGTCAAAGTTAGGCACCCAGGCGTTGGTGAATCTATTAGGAGGGATTTCGTATTAATTAACTTGTTTGcaaaagtttcaaaagtcttcccGACTTTGAAGTGGTTAAGACTGGATGAAAGCATACAGCAGTTTGCGGTCTTTATGATGTCTCAGGTTGATCTTTCTAGGGAAGCAGCTAACTTAAGTCGGTTCATATACAACTTCCGCAGATGGAAGGATGTATCATTTCCCAGACCTCTATATCCTTTGGTGCATCCAGCAGTTTTAGTGGAAACTTATGAAGATGGTGAAAATGTCTTGCGCTACATTGAAGAGCTTGAAGAACATATTAAAGAGCTCGACGGACGTGAGAGTGTCAGAAGTGCCCTTGCGCACATTGGGACTCATGCACTACTAAAGATGATGTTG GTGGACAATTTCATACATGCAGACATGCATCCTGGGAACATTCTTGTTAGAACACCGCAAGACAGAGGTTCAGGTAAAGGACTTTTCAAATCGAGGCCTCATGTGGTCTTCCTAGATGTGGGTATGACTGCTGAGCTATCTAATAAGGATCGACTCCTTCTGCTGGAGTTCTTTAAGGCTGTGGCACTTCGAGATGGCCGCTCTGCCGCAGAATGTACTCTTGGACTATCTAAACAACAGAGCTGTCCGAACCCAGAGGAATTCATCAAG GAAGTGGAGGGAACTTTTGACTTTTGGAGAACACCTGAAGGGGGTGGCATTCATCCGGCGGATTGCATGCAACAATTGCTTGAGCAAGTTAGACGTCATCGGGTGAATATTGATGGCAACATTTGCACTGTGATTGTGACTACTTTGGTGTTGGAG GGATGGCAGCGAAAACTGGATCCGGAATACGATGTGCTGCAGACATTGCAAAAGTTGCTTTTCAAAGAAGACTGGGCGGAGTCTCTCTTTCACACAATTGGAGGACTGATGGCCCCTTAA
- the LOC107813333 gene encoding uncharacterized protein LOC107813333 isoform X1, producing MATSRCRILVKGSVKRVAHAFLASPKASYSEVWTSCPAGFSYIFSRLHSQCRVCHRGFTSSVLYEAKGTLWKVYNSKSSCLFLTSETVSHHARIAWKRLLQIHSSGGAILPPISRVTCMMSLALSRSHLVSPGILAFLIGELAWKRSVFAEAEGFTSPESLYMHAKDGHVYLTSVVFLLVEGLILLFRAVYLTLLFSPCILMAPFADSLGIEFRKKWLRAVRKTLEKAGPAFIKWGQWAAARPDLFPDDMCNELAELHSKAPAHSYAYTKRSIEKAFGRKLPEIFENFEEEPVASGSIAQIHRATLRFRYPRQRVKPIRVAVKVRHPGVGESIRRDFVLINLFAKVSKVFPTLKWLRLDESIQQFAVFMMSQVDLSREAANLSRFIYNFRRWKDVSFPRPLYPLVHPAVLVETYEDGENVLRYIEELEEHIKELDGRESVRSALAHIGTHALLKMMLVDNFIHADMHPGNILVRTPQDRGSGKGLFKSRPHVVFLDVGMTAELSNKDRLLLLEFFKAVALRDGRSAAECTLGLSKQQSCPNPEEFIKEVEGTFDFWRTPEGGGIHPADCMQQLLEQVRRHRVNIDGNICTVIVTTLVLEGWQRKLDPEYDVLQTLQKLLFKEDWAESLFHTIGGLMAP from the exons GTGCAGAATTTTGGTGAAGGGCAGCGTTAAAAGGGTTGCTCATGCCTTTCTTGCCAGCCCAAAGGCCAGCTACTCAGAGGTTTGGACGTCTTGCCCTGCCGGATTTTCTTACATCTTTTCCAGATTACATTCACAATGTAGAGTTTGTCATAGAGGATTTACCTCCAGCGTTTTATATGAGGCAAAAGGAACCTTATGGAAGGTATACAATTCTAAATCGAGTTGTTTGTTCCTAACAAGTGAGACAGTGTCACACCATGCTCGAATTGCCTGGAAACGGCTACTTCAAATTCATTCAAGCGGCGGAGCAATTCTGCCACCGATAAGTAGGGTTACGTGTATGATGAGCCTTGCTTTGTCTCGCTCACATCTGGTTTCTCCTGGCATTTTGGCCTTCCTTATCGGAGAGCTAGCATGGAAGCGAAGTGTGTTTGCCGAAGCAGAAGGCTTCACATCCCCGGAATCACTCTACATGCATGCAAAGGATGGACATGTCTACCTGACTTCAGTTGTCTTCTTACTTGTAGAGGGCTTGATTTTGCTCTTCAGAGCTGTATACTTAACACTATTGTTCTCCCCGTGTATACTTATGGCTCCTTTTGCAGACTCCCTTGGTATTGAATTTAGGAAGAAGTGGCTTCGTGCTGTGCGAAAAACTCTAGAGAAGGCAGGTCCAGCGTTCATTAAGTGGGGTCAATGGGCGGCAGCAAGGCCAGATCTATTTCCAGATGATATGTGTAATGAACTTGCGGAACTCCATTCTAAGGCACCAGCACATAGCTATGCGTACACAAAAAGAAGCATCGAAAAGGCGTTCGGACGCAAGCTGCCTGAAATATTcgaaaattttgaggaggagccTGTCGCATCTGGTAGTATTGCTCAAATTCATCGGGCTACCTTGAGATTTCGATATCCTAGACAACGGGTTAAACCCATTCGTGTGGCCGTCAAAGTTAGGCACCCAGGCGTTGGTGAATCTATTAGGAGGGATTTCGTATTAATTAACTTGTTTGcaaaagtttcaaaagtcttcccGACTTTGAAGTGGTTAAGACTGGATGAAAGCATACAGCAGTTTGCGGTCTTTATGATGTCTCAGGTTGATCTTTCTAGGGAAGCAGCTAACTTAAGTCGGTTCATATACAACTTCCGCAGATGGAAGGATGTATCATTTCCCAGACCTCTATATCCTTTGGTGCATCCAGCAGTTTTAGTGGAAACTTATGAAGATGGTGAAAATGTCTTGCGCTACATTGAAGAGCTTGAAGAACATATTAAAGAGCTCGACGGACGTGAGAGTGTCAGAAGTGCCCTTGCGCACATTGGGACTCATGCACTACTAAAGATGATGTTG GTGGACAATTTCATACATGCAGACATGCATCCTGGGAACATTCTTGTTAGAACACCGCAAGACAGAGGTTCAGGTAAAGGACTTTTCAAATCGAGGCCTCATGTGGTCTTCCTAGATGTGGGTATGACTGCTGAGCTATCTAATAAGGATCGACTCCTTCTGCTGGAGTTCTTTAAGGCTGTGGCACTTCGAGATGGCCGCTCTGCCGCAGAATGTACTCTTGGACTATCTAAACAACAGAGCTGTCCGAACCCAGAGGAATTCATCAAG GAAGTGGAGGGAACTTTTGACTTTTGGAGAACACCTGAAGGGGGTGGCATTCATCCGGCGGATTGCATGCAACAATTGCTTGAGCAAGTTAGACGTCATCGGGTGAATATTGATGGCAACATTTGCACTGTGATTGTGACTACTTTGGTGTTGGAG GGATGGCAGCGAAAACTGGATCCGGAATACGATGTGCTGCAGACATTGCAAAAGTTGCTTTTCAAAGAAGACTGGGCGGAGTCTCTCTTTCACACAATTGGAGGACTGATGGCCCCTTAA